In Labrus mixtus chromosome 13, fLabMix1.1, whole genome shotgun sequence, a single genomic region encodes these proteins:
- the irs2b gene encoding insulin receptor substrate 2: MASPPNTGEQPLLPSNTNNIKKCGYLKKQKHGHKRFFVLKEQCEGFPARLEYYESEKKWKNKSAAKRVIPLDCCLNINKRADAKHKYLIALYTKDEYFAVAADNEQEQESWYRELTDLMGEGKVCDGSASNSASSLVGFDEASYGVITPVSAAYKEVWQVILKSKGLGQSRNLTGVYRLCLSSRTISFVKLNTEIASVILQLMNIRRCGHSDSFFFIEVGRSAATGPGELWMQADDSVVAQNIHETILEAMKAMKELSEFRPRSKSQSSGTNPISVPTRRHLNHLPPSQTGLPRRSRTDSMAATSPVSKFSSCRIRTASEGDGTMTRPISVTDSPLSPGVHRTLLSRSHTITARPCRTFESSSLQHSKSMSMSLSHSPPMAAPSLGNLSSCPDGGAPRPSSCSASFSASPSDAGFISCEEYGSSPADARDLRLPLTMRSNTPESLKADTPPSRDGSELDGYMVMERQKQNGYRRLPELEKAYRKRTYSLTTPRQQRGPPQVSSASLDEYTLMRATYNSGSQSSRRCLTASPKGIYPDDYRDVPISASNAKGDGGYMPMMPGVAPQTPGFKDDPYMPMSPMCVSAPKQIINPRSHSSSDGLAPRTDSPVSVSLEDSGYMRMWCGAKMSVESADGKLTNGEYLNMSPVDSLVSLTPPDFILSPPGGDPHLQQPHRQPYSHSSLPRLLKGQLQRSGSTDTDQYVVMSLQRQRIEEESNYCPISPGDPEADKSPVTPGTPSPAPFPHRATRVDGGLVHRCRVGRPTRLALESLRTLPCMSEHPLPSEPRSPGEYINIDFGSAAHHQLSSAVSESSVCAEGASSPLSDYANVDVGSSSQTGGSPSTGTLKCTPEVLTCPGLVSAQQNVEEKEEKSIEVERGMGEEYPLQQQVSLVCQPAAVKDDYTEMTFSPPAPLPALCTTDAAPLPTSPTMGVKRLSLESSIIVNGVPPVPPLDSFLLAGPSLSVTLVDPHRGAKVIRADPQGRRRHSSETFSSTTTVTPVCPSFAHDTKRHSSASVENVSRTVCSTEGPDEDYGSNSLMCREMSAGYQNGLNYIALNLMEGNLGGCRIGDSDGLLRFKTACGCKGGMNGFNTSPYASLGFKETAAAVKE; the protein is encoded by the exons ATGGCGAGTCCGCCTAACACGGGAGAGCAGCCGTTATTACCCAGCAATacaaacaatatcaagaaatgCGGGTATCTGAAGAAGCAGAAACACGGACACAAGCGCTTTTtcgttttaaaggagcagtgcGAAGGTTTCCCTGCGCGTCTGGAGTACTACGAGAGCGagaagaaatggaaaaacaaatcagCCGCGAAGAGAGTTATTCCTCTGGACTGCTGCCTCAATATCAACAAGAGAGCGGACGCAAAACACAAATACCTAATCGCTCTTTACACCAAGGATGAGTATTTCGCCGTGGCTGCGGACAAcgagcaggagcaggagagtTGGTACCGGGAGCTGACGGATTTAATGGGAGAGGGGAAAGTGTGCGACGGCTCGGCGTCCAACTCTGCCTCCTCGCTTGTCGGCTTCGACGAAGCGAGCTACGGGGTTATAACGCCGGTTTCCGCCGCCTATAAGGAGGTATGGCAAGTCATTCTGAAATCTAAAGGCCTGGGGCAAAGCAGGAATTTGACCGGGGTGTACAGACTCTGTCTTTCCAGTCGGACTATCAGCTTTGTGAAGCTCAACACGGAGATCGCCTCCGTCATTTTACAGCTGATGAATATCCGGAGGTGCGGCCACTCTGACAGCTTTTTCTTCATCGAGGTTGGTCGGTCTGCAGCCACGGGACCGGGGGAGTTATGGATGCAGGCGGACGACTCTGTGGTGGCGCAGAATATACACGAAACTATACTGGAGGCGATGAAAGCCATGAAGGAGCTGTCGGAGTTCCGTCCGCGCAGCAAAAGCCAGTCATCCGGTACGAACCCCATCTCTGTGCCGACGCGGAGGCACCTCAACCACCTCCCCCCCAGTCAGACGGGGCTTCCCCGGCGGTCCCGCACTGACAGCATGGCCGCGACCTCTCCTGTGAGCAAATTCTCCTCCTGTCGGATACGCACAGCCAGCGAGGGCGATGGCACCATGACGCGCCCCATATCGGTGACTGACAGCCCCCTAAGCCCCGGGGTGCACAGGACCCTCCTGAGCCGGTCTCACACCATTACAGCTCGCCCTTGTCGGACATTTGAATCTTCTTCCCTCCAGCACAGTAAGTCCATGTCCATGTCCCTGTCTCATTCCCCTCCCATGGCCGCCCCTAGCCTGGGGAATCTGTCTTCGTGCCCGGACGGCGGCGCCCCACGCCCCTCCAGCTGCAGCGCCTCCTTCTCGGCCTCCCCCAGCGACGCCGGTTTCATATCGTGCGAGGAGTATGGCTCCAGTCCCGCGGACGCACGGGACCTGAGACTACCGCTCACCATGCGGAGCAACACTCCCGAGTCTCTCAAAGCGGACACCCCGCCCTCCCGGGACGGCAGCGAGCTCGATGGCTACATGGTGATGGAGCGGCAGAAGCAGAACGGTTACCGTCGGTTACCGGAGCTGGAGAAGGCCTACCGGAAGCGCACGTACTCCCTCACCACTCCCCGGCAGCAGCGGGGTCCCCCTCAGGTATCCTCGGCCTCCCTGGACGAGTACACCCTTATGAGGGCGACCTACAACAGTGGAAGCCAGTCTTCTCGCAGGTGTCTCACCGCCTCCCCCAAAGGGATCTACCCCGACGACTACCGGGACGTGCCGATCAGCGCTAGCAATGCTAAAGGAGACGGCGGCTACATGCCCATGATGCCAGGCGTGGCTCCTCAGACGCCAGGATTCAAGGATGACCCGTACATGCCCATGAGCCCCATGTGTGTTTCCGCACCGAAGCAGATCATCAACCCCAGGTCGCACTCCTCCTCGGACGGGCTGGCCCCGCGCACCGACTCCCCCGTTAGTGTCTCCTTGGAGGATAGCGGTTATATGCGGATGTGGTGCGGAGCCAAGATGTCGGTGGAGAGCGCCGATGGAAAGCTCACCAACGGAGAGTACCTGAACATGTCTCCCGTGGACTCCCTTGTGTCCCTCACGCCCCCGGACTTCATCCTTAGCCCCCCAGGAGGAGACCCCCACCTCCAGCAGCCTCACCGACAGCCTTATTCGCACAGCTCTCTGCCGCGCTTGCTCAAAGGCCAGTTGCAGCGCAGCGGGTCCACGGACACAGACCAGTATGTGGTGATGAGTTTACAGAGGCAGCGGATAGAAGAGGAGTCCAACTACTGCCCCATTTCCCCAGGAGACCCTGAGGCCGACAAGTCTCCGGTGACACCGGGCACCCCCTCCCCTGCGCCGTTCCCCCACAGGGCGACTCGGGTGGACGGAGGTCTGGTACATCGGTGCAGGGTGGGTCGCCCCACTCGCCTGGCGCTGGAATCTTTACGGACTCTACCATGCATGAGCGAGCACCCCCTTCCCTCGGAGCCGCGCAGCCCTGGAGAGTACATCAACATAGACTTTGGTAGTGCCGCCCACCACCAGCTGTCATCTGCGGTGTCAGAGAGCTCGGTGTGTGCAGAGGGGGCGTCCTCACCTCTCTCAGACTATGCTAATGTGGACGTCGGCTCCTCGAGTCAAACCGGGGGTTCCCCCTCCACGGGGACCCTTAAGTGCACGCCTGAGGTCTTGACTTGCCCCGGTCTTGTGAGCGCCCAGCAGAACgtagaagaaaaagaggaaaagagcaTAGAGGTAGAGCGGGGGATGGGAGAGGAGTATCCACTCCAGCAGCAGGTGAGCCTGGTGTGTCAGCCGGCTGCAGTCAAGGATGACTACACCGAGATGACTTTCAGCCCTCCTGCACCCCTACCTGCTCTCTGCACCACCGACgccgcccccctccccaccagcCCCACTATGGGTGTCAAGAGACTCAGCCTGGAGAGTAGCATCATCGTCAACGGGGTTCCACCTGTGCCGCCGTTGGACTCTTTCCTACTCGCGGGGCCTTCATTATCGGTCACTCTGGTGGACCCGCACAGAGGGGCCAAAGTGATCCGAGCCGACCCCCAGGGGCGACGGCGGCACAGCTCTGAGAccttctcctccaccaccaccgtCACCCCCGTGTGCCCGTCCTTCGCCCACGACACCAAGCGGCACAGCTCGGCCTCCGTGGAGAACGTTTCCCGCACCGTCTGCAGCACCGAGGGGCCGGACGAGGACTACGGCAGCAACAGCCTGATGTGCAGGGAGATGTCGGCCGGCTATCAAAACGGACTCAACTACATTGCCTTAAACTTGATGGAGGGAAACCTCGGAGGGTGCAGGATAGGGGACTCCGACGGACTCCTGAGGTTCAAGACCGCCTGTGGCTGCAAGGGGGGCATGAATGGTTTTAACACGAGCCCCTATGCCAGCCTCGGGTTCAAGGAGACTGCCGCTGCTGTCAAAG aATGA